The following coding sequences are from one Roseburia hominis A2-183 window:
- the rsxC gene encoding electron transport complex subunit RsxC, which yields MGSKTFKGGVHPYEGKELAKDQPIVEVLPKGDLVYPLSQHIGAPATPVVAVGDKVLKGQKIAEAGGFVSSPIYASASGTVKAIEPHRVAVGDMVNSIVIENDGAFEEVEYTPCEDVTALSKEEIVNKVKEAGVVGMGGAGFPTHVKLSPKEPEKIEYVIANCAECEPYLTADYRRMLENPEELIGGMKIILQLFDHAKGVLGIEDNKPDCIEKLTELVKDEPRIEVCPLQTKYPQGGERQLIYAVTGRAINSKMLPADAGCIVDNVETIIAVYRAVKLGRPVTNRISTITGDAIANPGNFLYSIGTSYAELVEAAGGFKTQPEKIISGGPMMGFAMFSLDIPTTKTSSSLLCLSKDEVSKVEPSACINCGRCVEACPEQLIPSRLAKFSNNGLAEAFESWHGLECVECGSCSFVCPARRQLAQSIKTMKKQVLAAKRKK from the coding sequence ATGGGTTCTAAGACATTTAAAGGCGGCGTCCATCCTTATGAAGGAAAGGAACTGGCAAAGGATCAGCCGATCGTAGAAGTTCTACCTAAGGGTGATCTGGTATACCCGTTGTCACAGCATATCGGTGCACCGGCGACTCCGGTGGTAGCGGTTGGTGACAAGGTGCTGAAAGGACAGAAGATCGCAGAGGCAGGTGGCTTTGTGTCATCCCCGATCTATGCGTCGGCATCCGGTACAGTAAAGGCAATCGAACCGCACCGTGTGGCAGTCGGTGACATGGTGAATTCCATCGTCATTGAGAACGACGGGGCGTTTGAAGAGGTGGAGTACACGCCGTGTGAAGACGTGACGGCTCTCTCCAAGGAGGAGATTGTCAATAAGGTAAAAGAGGCAGGCGTTGTCGGCATGGGCGGTGCAGGTTTCCCGACACATGTGAAGCTGTCTCCGAAAGAGCCGGAAAAGATTGAATATGTAATTGCAAACTGCGCAGAGTGTGAGCCGTATCTGACGGCGGACTACCGCAGAATGCTCGAAAATCCGGAAGAGCTGATCGGTGGAATGAAGATCATTCTCCAGCTGTTCGATCATGCGAAGGGTGTTCTCGGCATCGAGGACAACAAGCCGGATTGTATTGAAAAGCTGACAGAGCTTGTCAAGGATGAACCGAGAATTGAGGTCTGTCCTTTACAGACCAAGTACCCGCAGGGTGGTGAGCGTCAGCTCATTTATGCAGTGACAGGCCGCGCCATCAATTCCAAGATGCTTCCGGCAGATGCAGGATGTATCGTGGATAATGTGGAGACCATCATTGCTGTTTACCGTGCGGTAAAGCTTGGCAGACCGGTAACCAATCGTATTTCTACGATTACAGGCGATGCCATTGCCAACCCGGGCAACTTCTTATACAGCATCGGTACCAGCTATGCAGAACTGGTGGAGGCTGCCGGCGGATTTAAGACACAGCCGGAGAAGATTATTTCCGGTGGTCCGATGATGGGATTTGCAATGTTTAGCCTGGATATTCCCACGACAAAGACATCTTCCTCACTGCTTTGCTTAAGCAAGGACGAAGTGTCCAAGGTGGAGCCGTCCGCATGTATCAACTGCGGCCGCTGTGTGGAAGCATGCCCGGAGCAGCTGATTCCGTCAAGACTTGCCAAGTTTTCCAATAACGGTCTGGCTGAGGCGTTTGAATCCTGGCACGGACTCGAGTGCGTGGAGTGCGGAAGCTGCAGTTTTGTATGCCCTGCACGCAGACAGCTCGCACAGTCCATTAAGACGATGAAAAAGCAGGTACTTGCTGCAAAACGCAAAAAATAA
- the rnfB gene encoding RnfABCDGE type electron transport complex subunit B — protein MNVTAILFAALIVGGVGILIGFFLGISGEKFKVEVDEKEEAILGVLPGNNCGGCGYAGCSGLAAAIAKGEAPVNQCPVGGAPVAAKIGEIMGVAAEEGERKVAFVKCAGTCEKAGRDYEYTGNEDCAAMAFVPNGGPKSCNYGCLGYGSCVKACPFDAIHIVDGIAQVDKEVCKACGKCVAACPKHLIELVPYKAKHIVQCSSKDKGKDVMKACSVGCIGCHLCEKNCPKDAVHVIDNVAYIDQEKCVGCGICAQKCPKKIIL, from the coding sequence ATGAACGTTACAGCAATTTTATTTGCAGCCTTAATCGTGGGCGGCGTAGGTATCTTGATTGGATTTTTCCTTGGTATTTCCGGAGAAAAGTTCAAGGTAGAGGTAGATGAAAAAGAGGAAGCAATCTTAGGTGTGCTTCCGGGAAATAACTGTGGTGGCTGTGGTTATGCCGGTTGTTCCGGTCTGGCAGCAGCAATCGCAAAGGGCGAGGCTCCGGTCAATCAGTGTCCGGTCGGCGGCGCGCCGGTTGCAGCCAAGATCGGTGAGATCATGGGTGTGGCAGCCGAGGAAGGCGAGCGCAAGGTAGCATTTGTAAAGTGTGCGGGAACCTGTGAGAAGGCAGGACGCGATTACGAGTATACCGGCAACGAGGACTGTGCAGCCATGGCATTCGTGCCGAACGGCGGACCGAAGTCCTGTAATTACGGATGCCTTGGATACGGTAGCTGTGTAAAGGCTTGTCCGTTTGATGCGATTCATATCGTGGACGGCATTGCGCAGGTTGACAAGGAAGTATGTAAGGCATGTGGAAAATGTGTTGCTGCATGTCCGAAGCATCTGATCGAGCTTGTTCCTTACAAGGCAAAGCACATTGTACAGTGCAGCTCCAAGGATAAGGGCAAGGATGTCATGAAGGCATGTTCCGTTGGATGTATCGGATGTCATTTGTGTGAGAAGAACTGCCCGAAGGATGCAGTTCATGTCATTGACAACGTGGCATACATTGATCAGGAGAAGTGTGTCGGATGCGGTATTTGTGCACAGAAGTGTCCAAAGAAAATTATTTTGTAA
- a CDS encoding RnfABCDGE type electron transport complex subunit G yields MNKKIVHDALVLFAFTVVLGLILGVVYGITKGPIDQVNYEKTQSAYKQVFEDADSFEEYADFDTAAAEDLMAQNGYSDDIEAVNTALDASGNPLGYVLTVTAKDGSQGSITFSVGIQNDGTVNGYSITSISETPGLGMKAQEEPFYSQFEGKNVDSFTVVKSTPSADNEIEAISGSTITSKAMANGVNACLTYFHSVLEGGN; encoded by the coding sequence ATGAACAAGAAGATTGTACATGACGCATTGGTTTTATTTGCTTTTACTGTTGTATTAGGTCTGATCCTCGGCGTGGTCTACGGCATTACCAAAGGCCCGATCGACCAGGTAAATTATGAGAAGACACAGTCCGCTTACAAGCAGGTATTTGAGGATGCGGATTCCTTTGAGGAGTACGCTGATTTCGACACCGCTGCAGCGGAAGATCTTATGGCGCAGAATGGATATTCTGACGATATCGAGGCTGTCAACACAGCACTTGACGCTTCCGGCAATCCGCTCGGCTATGTGCTTACCGTAACGGCGAAGGACGGAAGCCAGGGCAGCATTACATTCTCTGTCGGCATCCAGAATGACGGTACGGTCAACGGTTATTCCATCACAAGTATTTCCGAGACACCGGGACTTGGTATGAAAGCACAGGAAGAGCCGTTCTACAGCCAGTTTGAGGGCAAGAACGTAGACTCCTTTACGGTTGTGAAGTCGACACCGTCTGCGGACAATGAGATCGAGGCAATTTCCGGTTCCACCATTACTTCCAAGGCGATGGCGAACGGTGTGAATGCCTGCCTTACATACTTCCACAGCGTATTAGAAGGAGGTAACTAA
- a CDS encoding RnfABCDGE type electron transport complex subunit D, protein MSDLYHVSSSPHVRAKDTTSRIMLYVIIALLPTSLFGIYNFGYKALVLILVTIASCVASEWVFNKIVHKKQTIDDLSAVVTGLLLALNLPATLPWWEAVIGGVFAIVVVKCLFGGLGQNFMNPALGARCFLLIAFAADMTKFGITKNGIEVYSSVTPLAAMRNGEAVNTMDMLIGRTAGTIGETSAIAILIGAIFLILMGVINLRIPASYIITFAVFMLLFGGHGFDGSYLTAQLCGGGLMLGAFFMATDYVTSPITPMGQIIFGICCGILTGLFRCFGANAEGVSFAIILSNILVPLIEKHTVPMAFGQVKEAKKQEGGK, encoded by the coding sequence GTGAGTGATTTATATCATGTTTCATCATCACCACACGTTCGTGCCAAAGATACCACAAGCCGTATTATGCTGTATGTGATTATTGCATTGCTTCCGACAAGCCTGTTCGGTATTTACAATTTCGGATATAAGGCATTGGTTCTGATTCTGGTAACGATCGCAAGCTGTGTGGCATCAGAGTGGGTATTTAATAAGATTGTACATAAAAAGCAGACGATCGATGACCTGAGCGCCGTTGTAACGGGACTGCTTCTGGCATTGAACCTTCCGGCAACCCTTCCGTGGTGGGAGGCGGTAATCGGCGGTGTGTTTGCAATCGTGGTTGTAAAATGTCTGTTTGGCGGACTGGGACAGAATTTCATGAACCCGGCGCTGGGCGCAAGATGCTTCCTTTTGATTGCATTTGCTGCTGATATGACAAAGTTCGGCATCACAAAGAACGGTATTGAAGTGTATTCCAGCGTAACACCGCTTGCTGCCATGCGTAACGGTGAGGCGGTCAATACGATGGATATGCTGATCGGACGCACCGCAGGTACCATTGGTGAGACATCTGCGATCGCTATCCTGATCGGAGCTATTTTCCTGATTCTGATGGGTGTGATCAACCTTCGCATCCCGGCATCTTACATTATTACATTTGCTGTATTCATGCTTTTATTCGGCGGTCATGGATTTGACGGCAGCTATCTTACCGCACAGCTTTGCGGCGGCGGTCTGATGCTCGGCGCATTCTTCATGGCAACGGATTATGTGACATCCCCGATTACACCGATGGGGCAGATCATCTTTGGTATCTGCTGCGGTATCCTGACCGGATTGTTCCGCTGCTTCGGCGCGAATGCAGAGGGTGTTTCCTTCGCCATCATCTTAAGCAATATCCTTGTGCCGCTTATTGAGAAGCACACGGTGCCGATGGCATTCGGTCAGGTGAAGGAAGCGAAGAAGCAGGAAGGAGGCAAATAG
- a CDS encoding electron transport complex protein RnfA, with product MKTLLLIAIGSAIVNNVVLSQFLGICPFLGVSKKTETAAGMGGAVVFVITISSFVTALIYKYILANSYLMSKGIDLTYLQTIVFILVIAALVQFVEMFLKKSMPALYQSLGVYLPLITTNCAVLGVALTNVTKEYGILESVVNGFATAFGFLIAIVLMAGVREKIEYNDIPKPFQGTAIVLISACLMSIAFMGFSGMI from the coding sequence ATGAAAACATTACTTTTAATTGCAATCGGCTCTGCCATTGTCAATAACGTTGTATTAAGTCAGTTCCTTGGTATCTGTCCGTTTTTAGGCGTTTCCAAGAAAACAGAGACCGCTGCCGGAATGGGTGGCGCAGTTGTATTCGTTATCACGATCTCTTCGTTCGTGACAGCGCTGATCTACAAATATATCCTTGCCAACAGCTATCTGATGAGCAAGGGCATTGACCTTACCTACCTGCAGACGATTGTATTTATTCTTGTAATTGCTGCACTGGTACAGTTCGTTGAGATGTTCTTGAAGAAGTCCATGCCGGCATTATACCAGAGCCTTGGTGTATACCTTCCGCTGATTACGACAAACTGTGCCGTTCTCGGTGTTGCACTGACGAATGTTACCAAGGAATACGGTATTTTGGAGAGCGTGGTAAACGGTTTTGCAACCGCATTTGGTTTCCTGATTGCGATCGTTTTAATGGCAGGTGTGCGTGAGAAGATCGAGTACAATGATATCCCGAAGCCGTTTCAGGGTACTGCAATCGTATTGATTTCCGCATGTCTGATGTCAATCGCATTCATGGGATTCTCAGGAATGATTTAG
- the rsxE gene encoding electron transport complex subunit RsxE, producing the protein MNKNVERLYNGLIKENPTFVLMLGMCPTLAVTSSAINGLGMGLSTTVVLVLSNMLISAFRKVIPDGVRMPAYIVIVASLVTVVQFIMQAYTPSLSESLGVYIPLIVVNCIILGRAESYASKNPVVPSLFDGLGMGLGFTMGLTLIGLFRELLGAGQIFGFQILSLSWFTPITIFVMAPGAFLVLACLVAVMKIVREKMAAKGKPLAEPSGCITGDCAGCSMSAACTGKKPAAETPAEKAE; encoded by the coding sequence ATGAACAAGAATGTAGAACGTTTATATAATGGACTCATTAAGGAAAATCCTACTTTCGTTCTGATGCTTGGTATGTGTCCGACACTTGCTGTCACATCCTCCGCAATCAACGGACTTGGTATGGGACTTTCCACAACAGTGGTACTGGTACTTTCCAATATGCTGATTTCCGCATTCCGTAAGGTGATTCCGGACGGTGTGCGTATGCCGGCATACATTGTTATCGTTGCATCGCTGGTAACAGTGGTGCAGTTTATCATGCAGGCGTATACCCCGAGCCTCTCCGAGTCGCTGGGTGTGTATATCCCGTTAATCGTTGTAAACTGTATTATCCTCGGCCGTGCTGAGAGCTATGCTTCCAAGAATCCGGTAGTTCCGTCTCTTTTCGATGGACTTGGTATGGGACTTGGATTTACGATGGGTCTTACCCTGATCGGACTGTTCCGTGAGCTTCTGGGCGCAGGTCAGATCTTTGGTTTCCAGATTCTGTCCTTAAGCTGGTTCACACCGATCACCATCTTTGTTATGGCACCGGGAGCATTCCTAGTACTGGCATGTCTGGTAGCTGTGATGAAGATCGTCCGTGAGAAGATGGCAGCCAAGGGCAAGCCGCTTGCCGAGCCGTCCGGATGTATCACCGGAGACTGTGCAGGATGCAGTATGTCTGCTGCATGCACCGGTAAGAAACCGGCAGCGGAAACTCCGGCAGAAAAAGCAGAATAG